Proteins encoded by one window of Arachis hypogaea cultivar Tifrunner chromosome 1, arahy.Tifrunner.gnm2.J5K5, whole genome shotgun sequence:
- the LOC112710163 gene encoding uncharacterized protein: MSSSSRSDNNREEVEERRRRRSSPSKSPIRDRSKTTSSKLSSRSSTLTRSGLDDDLVADFEDLRISSDPNPNPRSFPYSVKQQCWEKAEKIKGRDPDRWRRDALGNTVFRKLVGCPGCLCHDYDHILPYSKGGKSTLENCQVLQATVNRSKGNRTDISKSELIQKSSYCRVSGRDMDLLELSAYGNVRRGPESGGCRIQ; this comes from the exons ATGAGTTCTTCTTCTAGGAGTGACAATAacagagaagaagtagaagaaaggagaagaagacgaAGCAGCCCAAGCAAGTCGCCCATAAGGGACCGATCCAAAACGACTTCTTCCAAGTTGTCGTCTCGCTCCTCAACACTCACCCGTTCCGGGCTCGACGATGACCTCGTAGCTGACTTTGAAGACCTTCGAATCTCTTCggaccctaaccctaaccctagaaGCTTCCCTTACAGCGTGAAGCAGCAATGCTGGGAGAAAGCCGAGAAGATCAAAGGCCGAGACCCCGATCGCTGGCGCAGGGATGCCCTCGGCAACACCGTCTTTCGCAAGCTCGTCGGTTGCCCTGGTTGTCTCTGCCATGATTACGACCACATCCTCCCTTACTCTAAG GGTGGGAAAAGCACACTGGAAAACTGTCAAGTTTTACAG GCAACAGTTAACCGATCGAAGGGTAATCGAACAGATATATCCAAATCTGAACTTATTCAGAAGAGTTCTTATTGCAGGGTTTCAG GTCGCGATATGGATCTTTTGGAACTGTCAGCATATGGCAACGTACGGCGAGGACCGGAGTCTGGGGGTTGTAGAATCCAATGA
- the LOC112710172 gene encoding cyclic dof factor 3 has translation MEDQSTVTIRDPAIKLFGQKIPLPGDPDVLPAAPMDHEQDLHEEDEEEEEEELDDDEEDGETQDTHEDKDAEAENLTTQEQEADPPPNVEEDKKSATSPEAMVNPKTPAIEEDSAKSKSDKSDKEQGDTSIPQDQKPLKKPDKLLPCPRCNSMDTKFCYYNNYNVNQPRYFCKACQRYWTAGGTMRNVPVGAGRRKNKNSANHYRHITISEALQAARIDAPNGTHLPALKSNERVLSFGIDAPICDSMASVLNLGEKKVLNGTRNGFHHGFDDQRLKVPSKSGENSEACTSSSPVAVSNPMGENSKSTFQEPMLPSNGYLPQVPCIASVPWPYPWNAAIPSPAMCPPGFPALPFYPAAFWNCSMPGNWNVPWFPPQSSPSNPKSPSSGPNSPTLGKHSRDGDTGNQDSLSKEEPPKQRNGSVLVPKTLRIDDPSEAAKSSIWATLGIKNESISGGGMFKAFQSTKEEKNQVEASPVLRANPAALSRSLNFHESS, from the exons atggAGGACCAAAGTACTGTTACTATTAGGGACCCTGCAATTAAGCTTTTTGGTCAGAAGATTCCCCTTCCCGGAGATCCTGATGTTCTTCCCGCCGCGCCCATGGACCATGAACAGGACCTGcatgaagaagacgaagaagaggaggaggaggagctgGATGACGACGAGGAAGACGGAGAAACCCAAGACACTCACGAGGACAAg GATGCAGAAGCTGAAAATCTTACCACCCAAGAGCAAGAAGCTGATCCTCCTCCAAATGTAGAAGAGGACAAGAAATCAGCCACATCACCTGAGGCTATGGTGAATCCGAAAacacctgccatagaagaagattcTGCAAAATCAAAAAGTGACAAGTCAGATAAGGAACAAGGTGACACATCCATTCCACAAGATCAGAAACCCCTGAAGAAGCCTGATAAGTTGCTTCCATGCCCCCGCTGCAATAGCATGGATACTAAATTCTGTTACTACAACAACTACAATGTAAACCAGCCACGTTATTTCTGCAAAGCCTGTCAACGATACTGGACTGCAGGTGGCACCATGAGGAATGTGCCGGTTGGAGCAGGGCGGCGAAAAAACAAGAACTCTGCCAACCATTATCGCCACATCACAATCTCTGAGGCTCTTCAAGCAGCTAGAATTGATGCTCCTAACGGGACTCATCTCCCTGCTTTGAAAAGCAATGAGAGAGTCCTCAGCTTCGGAATTGATGCCCCAATCTGCGATTCCATGGCATCTGTCCTTAACCTTGGAGAGAAAAAGGTTCTTAATGGCACAAGAAATGGATTCCATCATGGCTTTGATGATCAAAGATTGAAAGTTCCTTCCAAAAGTGGTGAAAACAGCGAAGCTTGCACGAGTTCATCGCCTGTTGCAGTTTCAAATCCAATGGGGGAAAACAGTAAAAGTACTTTCCAAGAACCAATGCTTCCAAGCAACGGTTACCTTCCCCAAGTTCCTTGTATTGCTAGTGTTCCTTGGCCTTATCCGTGGAATGCGGCAATTCCCTCACCAGCTATGTGTCCTCCAGGATTTCCTGCCCTTCCATTCTATCCTGCGGCCTTTTGGAACTGCAGCATGCCAGGGAACTGGAATGTTCCATGGTTTCCTCCACAGTCCTCCCCTTCAAACCCAAAATCTCCAAGTTCCGGACCGAATTCTCCAACTCTGGGGAAGCATTCTAGGGATGGTGACACGGGTAACCAAGATTCTTTGAGCAAAGAAGAGCCACCAAAGCAGAGAAATGGAAGCGTTTTGGTTCCCAAAACGTTGAGAATTGATGACCCAAGTGAAGCTGCAAAGAGTTCTATATGGGCAACTCTAGGGATCAAGAATGAATCCATTAGTGGGGGAGGCATGTTTAAGGCCttccaatcaacaaaagaagaaaagaatcaAGTCGAAGCTTCTCCTGTGTTGCGGGCTAACCCTGCAGCTTTGTCGAGATCCCTTAATTTTCACGAGAGCTCGTGA